Part of the Aquila chrysaetos chrysaetos chromosome Z, bAquChr1.4, whole genome shotgun sequence genome is shown below.
GTGCTGAAGCTGTGATAAGGTTTTTCTAGGCTGAACTTAATTTTTGTGAGCAACTGCTTTACCATGATTAAAACTACCTACTTTAAACAAGTAAACCTGTAAACAAGACACTCTTATTTGTGTATGCCTCATTCTCCAATTCTGGAGatctaaaaaaatacacttttctcaAATATACAGTCTTGAATCTTGGTGTTAGTATGTGTGCTGGGCAAAGGATGAAGTTTTCATTCcatatgtattttattgaaTAAATGATGTTGGAAACACACCACAGCATTGTGTTCACAAGTCACAGTCCCCTCACCGTGACTGCATGCTCCTTTTGCCTCCTGCCTTGCACAAGTTAGCTAAATACTAAGTAACTGATGATATGTTGTGACATGCTGTCACAATACCAACACAAGGGGAGGGCAGAAATGAGGTCTGGGCTGCAATGTTTTCTAAAACCCTGCTATTCTTACTGttaggagaaagggagagggatttttttccctggtagGAAAGGCTGTGTTTTTGCACTGTACTGCAGAGTCCAGCTCCAGGGTTCTGTGCTGGCTGGTGTCTGAATAGTTCAGTGTTTTGGCGAGGCTCTGGCTTGGCTCTTAGCCTCTCCTTCTGTCCTGCTTTGTTGGTGTGCTTGGACAGCTTCCAGATCTATGTCAGTTGTGGTCCTGCTGGTGTGGAACTGGAAACAACCCCTCTTCACAATGACAGTGTGTTTTTCTGCCACTTTCAGAGGGAAGGTTTTGCATGGTATTGATTTTAGGACTATAACAGTACACAAGATACTTGATTCTTTGCAACGGGCTTAGCTGGAATACATGGGCACTATGATAAGCCCATAACTACTTGGTCATGGAAAAAAGCTGTGTCTCATTCATCAGAGGTCACCTCAAGGAAATTTTCACCTTATGAGCCATTAGTTTGTTATTTGTTCTTCTGTGTCTGTTTTCAAACTGAAGCATTCTTTTAAGCAGTCGCTTCATGGTGTGAAGAACAAAATCGACAGCACATCATTGGTGAAATCACAGTATGTCTCATTTGTGATGGGCCCAGGAGTCAGGCTGAGTTTGGAGGACTTCATGGGTAGAGGCTAAAGGGGAAAGAGGGTTGAAAAGGGTCctaggtatttttctttcttttttcttgtaaatcCTGACTGTGTAAcagtgtttctcttctcttccctaaCAGTTATCTTACTGCGTGGTTGgttatcttttttcctcctttttctcctgttctttctgtgtttaCTTTTGTTTGTACACACTTAATTGGGGGCAGCTGTCTATATGGAAAGGAAGAGGTGGGCTATGCCTTGGGACAGGGGTCCTGAGGAGAGAACTGAGACTACAGCAACATCTTTCTCtgacaggaaggaaggaaggaggctggttttcctctttctaatCCCTTACCGGTAGATTAGGAGTGTCTCCCTGCTGATGATTTTTCTTGTCTAACTCTAAATTGGTGTGCATTTTATGTGCAATACTGCTGAATTTTGAGCACAAAATCAAGGGCTTTTAAGCACTTTAATGCCACTGGGCTGTACATccttaaattaaagaaaatttattgttttgttgAACTTTCTTGGTAGtcctccactttttttttccatacagccATTTCTTTCTGAGGGTATTCATCCCTGTGCACAAAAAGATTATGCAGATGGTGTATATGTGTCAAGGATGGAGGATTGGggtttaaaaatgtgattctcTTAGTTTGTAGTAATTTGTATCTTATTTTGGGCTTCTTTTAAACTTTGCTGTTCAAATGGCTAGTTTCGGTTAGTGCTGCAGGTCTCTTGAGGTGCAGTAGCACAAAGCATTGTGTTCTGTTGAGTTTAGGATGAGCCAAGGGGTCTTTTGTTGAAGAGAGGGGAATAAAATCTCCATGCCCTGAGGCTGTAGGGCTTGTGCAGTGACCACATTTTTCCGGGGAACTAtccagtgtgtgtgtggaagtGAGGAGATtgcatgcatgtgtattttttcctttttttcatatctTCCTGAAAACTCCCTCTGCACTTGCACTCCCTGAGAAGCACcccttttctgctttcacaAAATGCAGTTTATGCTCTTCTGACTTGTAAAGCTGTCCAGAGAAAGTATAAAGGGGCAACCGTTGCTCACTGGAATATAAAGGAATAGCTGGTAATTGTGGCAGTAGAGTGAGCAACTCAGTAGTTATCACTGACCTGTTTCCTCCATGATGGTTTCAGCATGCTTCCATACTTGATATGCCACAAATATGAAGGTGAGAGGAATCCTGTCCTGCTCTCCTTCATTCAGCAGTCCTTCCTGGGACCTGCAAAGACAAGGCAGTAGTCATTGGCCGAAGGAAGTGCATAACCTTCTAACTTGCTGCATGTCCGTTCCTCTTTATGCACTTCTCTTTGGAAATGCGGGGGTATAATCATCGCTAGAGTTTGTGTTGCttttgtaatgtattttttattcctttttgctAGCTGGCTTGCCTTTTGCAATTCTCAATTCAAGACGTATCCCCTTCCAGAGAGGAGTTTTCTGTAGTGATGAATCCATCCAGTATCCATACAAAGAGGACACCATTTCTTATAAGTTGTTAGCAGGAATAATTATTCCTTTCAGTGTAATTGTTGTAAGTTAAACTTTTCTTCATTCCATTTGATTTcaatgggggtgggggagtgggAGGAGGGGCAATCTGTTAATGCAGACTTCTAAAACTGTATTCTACAAGATTTCTcgactttaaaatactttagaCCAGGCATTAAAGCAGTAGAAATGGTGTTCTGGCAAGAATAAgtaaaaggttttctttaattGAAGTCAAACAACTAGAATtgtagaacagaaaaagaataccTTAGAACCATGGTGGCTAATTCTATAgtctgagagagaaaaacttCCTCCCATACCATGTCAGTTAAGAATAAcactaatgtattttaaatgactgtctcaagcttttctgttttagGAGCTACTACTTTCAGAATAGGAGTTTGCATGACCTGTTAAGGCAGCAGTTTTATCTGCCACAGAGTCATCGGAAATAGTTCTGTGTGTGGAAGCGTAGCAACAAATCCTGAGTTCTTTAATAGAAAGATACTATTGCTTCTAATCCGAACTTATCAAAAGCATAActagaataaaaagaataagtAGCCAGGGAGTTTTCCCCTGCATATTTCCCCAAAGGTCAGGATAAAACACTAGGCCCATTTCTGTTTGAGTTAATGGTAGGGCCCACTTTCATGCTGCACCTAACCTGGTTGAAAATGGGGTACcgttctctttccttcctcttcacaCCAGATCAGTGAGCTGGAGACATTGCCTCTGCAATTGCCTGTTTGGAATCTCTCTCTTTGACCACAGCTTCTAGCTCAATTGAACTGGCTCAAGCATATAGTGATTCTGTATCCTTAAGATTTAATTACATGCTGGCAGCTGAGCTAACCTAATAGCTTACTATGGACAAAAGGTGAGGTCCCACTATTACCCTGTCTTTTGCCACCTCTGGTGGCTTGTCTGAACCAGGATAAGCTAGTGAATTCCCTAACctggcagaaaacagcagctttctttGAACTAGGTTGAGTGAAATGACTCCTGGAAGAATACAGTATCAGTACTGGGGCAAAAAGTGGTGGGGGCATGTCCTTGGGCATAAGGCAGAGGGAAGAGCTGGACCTCATCAGTTAACCATTTTGTGCCCTAAATTTCCTGGGACTTTAGTTCCAACAGTAGCCCTTAAACAGGGGCTTCAAGATCCCTGTCCAGATGTGCTAAAAAGCTTCAGACTCCACACATGACTCCATGTTGGGTGACATCCAAGCTCATCAGAGCTACGCTTTGAGCAGAGTTAAACACTTTTATGGCAAATAAGATTTTAAGTGTATAAATATTCAAGTGTATTTTAGGAATCAAAGCTGGAAAAGGAGCAGCTACATGTAAACCTCGGTATTGGCCAGCTGTTTCTCTGGGCTAATGGGTTAAAATCAGATAGGATATTATGGCAATCTAACTCTTTCTTGCACAAGGACTGCATGGATTTTTATCAAGGTTCCAGCATAAAGGTCAACTTGTACCTTATATTTGCTCTTgggtggaattttttttttttccctgactgtAGAAATGTGGGGCTGGGAATCAAAACTGTGACTTATTGTTACggaggctcacacaatcaaatctgacaggtgttaaaactcagatttattcttcagtaaaaagttgGTTAGAACTCCAATAACATTAGTGAACCACAGGatcaatgatgtaaggggaatgaGTACTACAAAGCTCACTTAAGAattcttcagattaaaaatgatgactcaaaatgtgcatatcactcacctaagAGATGGGGGCTGCAGGAGTTACCTAGGGCCACATCCCAACCCAAGAgggagtccctgactgcagacctgctgctccgaggaggactgaaTCAAAATGTCCTGCGGCGGGGCCCTGTTTATACCCTTGTCAAATCTGATCtctggtcattttaatccccattggccaaaaggtcaacaCTTCTGTGTACCTGGCGTGTGTCAGAttggtcagttcaattttcaacctgcggtctctagggtttggggttttcctctccttccttcccggagaagtttcgtttcctgtcGGGGTGGGTGTACCTGCCACACTTACctagctttccttttcttggaaaaactGCTTCAAAAACTTACTGAAATACCTCTGGAACAGatgaaagttttttttgttttcgtCCGTTCTATTAACTACCAAGTGGTTTATGCTAAAAGATCCTGCCTTTTAAGATAGGACTATTGTTTTCACCCTGTTACTACCATTGGTAGTGAGTATTACCTAAGAGCAGCAGTACTTGGTCAAACTTAAGTCCATCTAGCTTGTTACCTCATTTCTAGCAGCAGTTAAAAcaggtgggggaggaagaatAGAGTGAGCAAAGATTGATGTTCTGCCCTCAGTACTTTGCTACCAGCCATTTGCAGCTCAGGGACTTCCTGAGTCAGAAAAGGCTTCAGTGAATATAGTAATTTTTAACGGTTGTATTTCTTTTGAGTTTATCAAATCTCCGTATGAGCCTGTATGAACATTTAGCTAACAAAGTTACCTTTGTAACATCAGGGACCATCTTTTAGTTGTGAAATCAGGCTTTTCTGTCAAGATGACTTTAAAGTCAGATGGTCAAAGCAAATGTTGGTGTCCTTTATTCAATACTCAGTCAGATTATTGAAGATGAATAATACTCTTTGATGTCTGTGTCCTGTGAAGTAGCTGCATTGACATCACCTAATTTTTTGTCACCTCAGTTTTGATAAGTGACGTTCTTGCAGGTTTTGCGGCCGGGTTCTTTAAAAGGGATTAATTGTGTACCTACCATTCAAGGCTCTGATATTTCTGCTCAACTATCCTCCATTAAAAGGTTACTCTCTGGGATAGGTAGATTCTGTATAAGAGCTTACCAACATCTACTTTACTGAAAACTTTCTCAGCTTTAGTCCATATTCTGGTGTTTCTCTGCTTCAGTCCATGTTTCAGTATTGTGCAGGGTGTAAAACTTCAGTGTCACACATCTGatgggtttttctgtttgccttAATGTACAAAGCTGCTGACAGCTACTTTGTCTGCCCAGGTGTTAGAATGTCTAATAACAGCTTCATTCACcaaagctctgctttgctgtgatCCTGGACTTGTCACTCACAAGCGACAGGTGGAGCCATCTTTTAATCTTTATAGGATTTTTAAAGCTCCCTTTACGTATATGCATACAGTCCCCCACCCATCTGATCATCTGTATGAGTCAAACCTTTCTGTACAAAATGGGACCATCTGGTTCAATATCCAACCTACCTGGAATGAAGTTTTGTACTTTGTTTAAGGAAGAACTTACTTTCTGCAAAAGATAAAGTTGcgggaaaacaaaattaaatctgcTTTCCTGCCAACACTTGATACACATGTGATGCATATACTTTAGACATGCAGGGCGAAAAATCCTTGGAAAGACTTCAGTAATGCCTGTCTTTCCCTACTCTCATTAGTTTTCTCCCctaatgatttaattttcctgaggAATAGgaaatttctttgtttaaataacTGGCCTTTCACATCCGGAAAGGAAGTCTAGACCCTTCAGAATAGTCTCTAGCTTCACAAAAAAACTAACTTTATGATGAAATAGACAAGTTTTGCTCAGCAGAAGTTAGCTGAAGAAGACTCAATGtagaataaaatgtaatactagaaaaaatgtttctaattagGGCCATGCCAAGTAGTATGGATAAATGTTACTCTGAGAAGGCTTTGTTTAATCAATAATATTAAGTTCAACATGAAGCAGGGTAAggtaaaagttttttttcttgtacataAAAGTGTTTAAAGTTTGGGCATGGTTAATGCTGACTCTTGGAAAATTTAAATGTGCCGCTTAAtgttcataaaaaataaatatctgaaacTACATGTCTGAGTATTAACAATAAAGTAATATCTTTCTTTGTAAGTGATTATATTTCTTTAACTGTTGtccttatttctctttcagataaTCGTAGGAGAGACTCTCTCTGTCTTTTATAATCATTTGCACTCAAATTCATTTGTCAGAAATAACTACATAGCCACTATTTACAAAGCCATTGGGACCTTCATTTTTGGAGCAGCTGCTAGCCAGTCGTTGACAGACATTGCGAAGTACTCCATAGGTAGACTGCGTCCTCACTTCCTTGCTGTGTGCCAGCCCGACTGGGCACGGATCAACTGCAGTCTAGGTTACATTGAGAACTTCTCTTGTCAAGgagacaaagcaaaaatcaaTGAGGGAAGGTGAGTCTGACTAACCTCATGTACTTGGTTGTGAGACCTGTTTCTTAACTTGGGATGATGAGTTTGGTATCGCTACTGGATTTTTTGAGCTTCTCCTAGAATAAATTTCTTGTAATGAATTTTAAACTTTGAGCCCTGTCTAGACACTGggattttttctaatttgtggAAACTCATTTTATTAGTGTACAGAAGAATGCATAAATTATTGTgtattcatttctgcttttttgcaaAATGTGGGTGATGTTCAGTTTTGATTGGCTTCTAtttatgtttctaaaatgtCTGCACATCCTAATTgagagaagaatttaaaatctgCCTTTGAAATTAGGTGTGGAATAGCAAGGAGGGTAGTTCTGATTTAGAATGATAGCAAATAAAAACTGGATGCATCCATATAAAAATATGGTGGACTGTTAAGAGAATCACTCTACTCAGTTCTCTCATTATTAGGCATTTCATTACCTTACTTACGTGCCAGTTCAATTGCAGCAAGATAgcagggaaacaaaaatgaagcatcTGACACATCGGAGTTTTGTCACCGTGTTATAAACAACAGTGTCTTAATGCTATTGGAAATGGTAAAGTATgttcagaataatttctgttattAGAGTTGCTTGAGCTCCCTGGAAGCTTAGTTTTAGAGAATCTCCTTGCTAGTCTTTTTCCAGAAGACCTATATGCCCCCTTAGaacttttctctgtgtgtgtggtttttaaatacatgtgtatAGGTTTTGCTCGCTCTCCTCTGTGCTCATTTGCTCTTCTAGCGTGTGTCCCCTATGAATCTTTCAGTAGCATGCATGGTGTCCCTCAGCAGCCACAGGAAAATGTTGCATATTGATTTGGTGGGGAACCAGGTCCAGCTCCAAGTCATGCACAGCAGCTGTTGAAAGGTGCTAGGAGCAGTTTGTATTTTGAATGGCTGATGGTAGTAGAGGAGCAAGTGCATGATGATAGATATGCAGTATAGCAGATAATCCTAAAATGAGCAGAACTTCATGCAGGTAGTAGATAGACAAATTGGAGTTTGGTCTTTGAGAGATTAGAGTGTGTTTCatgtacagcttttttttttattactaatgCCCATAATTATGCTTACAAgacttttatttacttattctAAGCTATTCTAGACGCTGATTATTGGATGGACTTTCCTTGCCTGTGAGTAGCTCTGTAGAGTCAGAATATCCACTAGTAAGGTGTAACTTATCTCTGTTCCAGGAAACATGCGATGTACTTCTGAAGACTTGTAATTGTCACTTTCTCTGTGACTGTCAACTTCAGTTTGGAAAAAGGCAGAGTAAGCAAAGGAGGATTTtcatgaaacacagaaaacaaagaattccTAAACAGCATGTCTGTCAGCTTTTTCAGTATTACTGACTTTCCAAAGATCTGACTTATAGTAGAACAAccttaataattgaaataaaggAGATGCTGCCTCCCCCAGGATAACAAATTGTCTTGGTATCTTGTCAGCTTTGCAAATTTTAGTGTGGTGAGTTAGCAGAAGTAATTGCCAGAAACTAACTctttagagtttaaaaaaagataaaatggtAACTTGTAACACAAGATGGGGGCAATACAGGGGGgttgtttgttggttgtttttttttttttaatatattttacattgtgGCATGTggtaaaaaatgttttactttctttgcttCAACTCACTAAAagtggtatttctttttattattctgctaCTATGTGAACAGATACTTGTCTAAGTTTCAAATGGGATGagtctttaaacaaaattgtaCATCCTCAGGTGCTTTGTGAAACAGAATTGCATGGCTTTCAGCATGAAACTGTGGGGTCAAAATTCAACTTGGGTGTAGCGTTCAGTCTTCAGTTGAACTTCTGCATGAGTCTAAAAATGCTTCTCAAATGtaaagagggaaagggagaaaattggAGTTGATTGTAATGACTAAAATGgtcctgaaataaaatgttctgggttttggggctgctgaaaaacagttaGCTCATCCTCAAACTGGTAAACAGATTTTTGTTGTATGAGAACAACAAGGGGGAGCAATGGCATAGCGATCACTTAGTTTTTGTTCTTCCCTGTGCAACTAGTGCTTTGACATCTTGGACTTCCATATTGGAAGCAAGATTTACCTGTCATCTGTAAACTGGTGAGCTGTTAGGTTTGTATTCCTAGCTActgttttgttccctttttctgttGTCCTTGTTGCTCCCTAGAAAATGATGTAAGAGGGCTCTCCTTTTTGGTCAAAGCTTGCCTTGGAAGTGATGACTTCAATGGGAGCTCACTTGCAGTGTTTCCACTCTCAGCTGAGGCTTTTCCATGCGCAGGAAGctgtaaacaaaaaataagttAGTGAGTGGTCAAAGAAGGGTAGATTAAAGTGGGAAATTGTCTTGTACAGGTGGATGTCATGGATGCAGTGACCCAGTAAATCATTCTGGGTTTCTTAAGGAAATTGGGCCCTACATCTGAAAGGGTGGTCTCAGTGATCTTAAGTTATGTGCCTACATACCTTACAGTTAATAAGCCACTAAGAGCATGGAGTTTGATTGTGGTGAGTTTTACAGCAAGTTGGAGGAGGTCAGTACGCTCTCAAACTGTAACCCAGAGGTGAATTTCTGGATCAGTTGGACAAAATTATTAGTGGCAAACTTATTATCAGCTACCCTcatttgcataaataaatatgtgGGTAGAAATACCAATAAAGAATGAAGACAGAACAATCATAGTGTTGAATACAAAACTATATGTTCTGAATTGAACCTATTATTCCTGTGTAGTAGTAGAACTTGAGGTTGGTTTTGAGTATTTTTAGAGATTCATGCTCAGTTATACagtcagaaatagaaatataatCTTTGTTTACTATTTCTTAATTCATAGGAGGAAAACAGTGCTTCCAGTATAAAAATCCATTGTGTGCTTCTACTATGCATATTGtactcttctgttttgttctcctACCTTCTCATCCCTTCTCATCATCCTTTCTCgtcattttatatttatcaaAAGTATAAAATAGTTTTGGTATGCAGCATCCCTGAGTAGATCAGAGCTCTTGGTCTGAAGTAAAGTAACTGGGTGTGTGTTGAAGAGGTGGGTGTAAGATGGAAGTCTCTAAAGGATACGTTAGAAGTGGTACAGAAGTTAGGTAATGAACAATTGTTCCTACTTCCTCTAATAGTAAACGTGGAAGCAAAACATTTGAAgtagtttcttatttttattttttcccacatGAAGATTAAGAAGATGAACTAAGCTGTGGAATTCTTTGCAATGCTGGGATGTGCAAGTTTATAGGTGGGTTCAAAAACCCATTTGAGCAAACTCCTagaagaataaaaccaagaaaacaacCTATGTTTCTGGAAGCCTGTAAGTTATGGTTGGAGGCTGAGAGTGTTTTCCACAAGCATCGTTGCATGTTTTGTTCCAGTACTGGTTTATGCAAGTCTGATGTTTGCAACTCTTTGCATATGTCTACTATGTTATAACATGGGGGCATGAGGGAAAGACAATTATTAGTCTTTATTGTTCATCAGTAACAGTAGTATTAAAATACATGCTAAAAGACATATATGCTTTATCATGAATGTAAACCAATGGACTTATGCTTCGTTGTCTAAATAGAGCGCCTGTGGGTTTTGGTTAGTTTCAGTAAGCTTTTACTTTCTAACGTGAGCTTGATAAGATGATTCTTACTGACTTAAGTATCTTGTTTGCTCTGTATCATGCTGAAAACAGTcctcttcagttttaaatagcTTAGGTTCTCCCTGACAACTTTTATGctgtgtttgtgctttcagTACTACTGGTGGTTAAACTAAGCTGAGGATTGCAATCACAGTTGTGTGCTTAGTAAATCTCATTCATATTTGTTGAAAGATGCACGTAAGAGTTGGCATATATTACTTGAAAGCATGTAGCACTTGCAGATGTCTAAATTATGCATGGAGATCACTAGTTGTATTAAAAATTGCTGGTTAAGTATTAGCATTAGAAATTGTACTTTTCTGTGTCTGTAAGACAACCCTTTCTTCAGGCAGTCTTTGGCATTTAAGCTAGACACAGAAGCTTGGTATGAGCTACTTCACTGTCTGAGGGTGACTGTCTTAACAGAGAACTGTGTTCTCAAGCTTTTATGAAGGTGTTGCTAGGTTTGATGGCAACTAGTTGTGTGTAGAGCTTTGTAATATTCCATTTAAGTAAATATTAAGCATAGTAACTTAATAAAGGTGCTTGACCTGTGAAGATGACTTTTCTTTTGAGTATCAAAACAGCAAAGTTCTCCTTAAAGCACATAACAAAGTTTTGTaagatgcatatttttaaaatgtagttgcACTAGGCAGAACGGTACAGAATTTCATATCATGTAGTTTCTTTGCTGGGAGACAGTGGCTTGTTTTGGTGTTTTAGAAAAGTAAGTTTGATACACAAGCACCAGTTTTAGTGTCTGTGAATGAAGAGAGATCAAAGCCAAGGGGTCCTCCTGTCACTGGTGCTTGCAATCAGCATGTGACTTCTAGTATACCAGTGTATAATGCTACTGGATTGCCTTTAAGGTACTTTCTTTAGCGCCTATAAAGATAATGACTTGCCAAATAGCTGGTTCCTTTTTCAAATCGGCAAAGTAGGGCTCAGTAAAATAGGTAGCTGTGCTAGGCTATAACCCTGATTGAGCAGGGATGTGAGTGAGCAGTCTCTATTAATCTCTGATCACTTTGGCTTTTGCAGCTCCCCATCTTGttcaatttttccttctcttctcacTTGCTACTGCTTATGGTTGCCTGGCTTTGAGTTGGTTGGCAACAGATTCCTCAGAGGAGTGGGCAGAGAGGACACTGAAAGGACAGATGATGACTTCTCCATTCCTTATTGGTAGCTAAGGCATACCTCCCAAACCTGTCTGTTCTAGCCAGTCTGTGGCAGATTGTTTGTGTATCCTGTTTGTTAGCTTTCTTGCATCTGAAAGAGTTAATAGAAACCACAGATAttgagcagcaggagctgtgaattaatattttgctgttCCTTGGTGAATGTACTTTGCTGTAGTTGCTGGTTGACTGTGTGAAATGAGTTTGTAAACAGTG
Proteins encoded:
- the PLPP1 gene encoding phospholipid phosphatase 1 isoform X2 encodes the protein MFDRTRLPFVALDVICVVLAGLPFAILNSRRIPFQRGVFCSDESIQYPYKEDTISYKLLAGIIIPFSVIVIIVGETLSVFYNHLHSNSFVRNNYIATIYKAIGTFIFGAAASQSLTDIAKYSIGRLRPHFLAVCQPDWARINCSLGYIENFSCQGDKAKINEGRLSFYSGHSSFSMYCMLFLALYLQARMKGDWARLVRPTLQFGLIAASIYVGLSRVSDYKHHWSDVLTGLIQGAVVAVLIVVYVSDFFKVRGCTFQPKEDSHTTLHETPTNGNHFGSNHQP